In Calothrix sp. PCC 6303, the sequence CTGAGAGCCTCTGCCTCGCAGCTTCATTGTGCGGTTGAAGCTTATTGATGAATTACTATTAGTGCTTGCTTGTCAACTAAATTTTAAATAACTTAATTTTATATTCATTAAATTTCATAAAAATAGTATTGACTTTTAGTTTAATATAACAATTTTATTCAATAAATTTTACTGCGTATTTGTGGTAAGCTCTTATTTGATTTGATATAAGTATAGTTTTAGACAGGGAGCAAGGATTGATGGCTACATCACAAAGGAGTTCTAAGCACTTCCCATCCCCTAGCACTAGAAAAAGCTGGTTTCAAATAATAGTAACGCTGTTAATAACCGTTTTCATTGTTGGCGGAATAGGTTGGTTGGAAAAACAGCAGAAAGATGAAAAACAGCAGAAAGATGAAAAACTTACTGAAATCACGACTAAAAATCCTCAAATACGTGAATTCATCGAAGTATATAATCAAAATGAAAAAATCAAAGAAGAAAACAATGAATGTAAGTATAAATTCGATGCATCTGGGTTAATTTGCTTCTTGTCCGATTCCAAGTTATTAGGACAAGTTCAAAATATTGGTGTGCTTTCCGCAGCGATTTTATTTTTCTGGGATACTTTTGATAGGAAGAAACAATTAGAACGTCAAGCTTGGCAGCTAATTGATGGTGCCAAAGGTTCTGAAACAAGTGGCGCAAGAAAACAAGCAATTGAGGATTTATATCAAGAAAAATCTGATATTACAGGACTTGATGCAGATGGTGCAGATTTAAGAGGAATAAGTTTAAGTGGCGCTGACTTAGAAAGAGCAAGTTTTAAAAAAGCCGATTTAAGAAATGCTATTTTAGAAGGTGCTGATTTAAGAGAAGCTAATTTAGAAGGTGCTGATTTAAGGGGTGCAGATTTAAGGGGTGCTAATCTTTGGGGTGCAGATTTGACGGGAGTAGATTTATGTGAAGCTAATTTAGAAGGTACAAATTTTAGTAATACTACTTTGAATAAAGCGGATTTATGCGGAGCTATACTTGGTGAATATAAAGGCAAATATAAAAATAAATTTGAACCTGATAAAACTATCAAAAGTAAATTTACTAATTTTAAAGCAGCTTTTCTTAGAAGAGCAAATATTCAAAGTGTCAATTTGACTGGAGTAGATATTTCGGACGCTTATTTTGGCGGTGCTAGAACAGGTCGGGATTGTGGAAAGGATAAGCCATTAGATATGGGTATACTTCGTACAGCAAAAGACAATTCTTACAAAAAAGCAGAATATGATGAAAATGTTCGCTCCGCTTATCCAGAGGAAAATTTGAAACCTGATACAGGATATGAAGAACAAGAACAAAATACAAAAAATAGAAATGAAAAAATTCAGCAGATAAAAAATAGAATTTTCGTACCGCTTCAGGATAAAAGTAACTCGTCAGATTTATTCGTTTTATTGGATGCTTTGATAGAAATTCTTTCCGAATCAGGTGGAGAATCAAATACTACATCTGAATCACAAGACTTAAGAAATCAAGCAGTAGCCATTAAAGCTGATATTGAAAAATTAGATTATGAGGCTCAACAAATTTTAGATTCTGCACCTTCTAAAAAACAAGAGCTAGATAAGCGGGAGCAAGATGCGCTCGATGAACAACGTAGGGTAGATGAAAAAGGCAGAATTTTGATGGAAAAATTAAAACTGTCACAATCTGAGAAAAAACCAGATGAACAATAGCCCTATATTTATGGCTATTATTCATAAACACTTAATTTATATGGCCACAGTATTGTGGATAATTATCATACAACAAAGAATCTTTTAAACAATATGTTTGTATCAATTCTAATATTTCTCTACATGCTTCATTAGAACATTGTACCTCTCGACAATGCCTTATTTTATTTAGTAAAATTTCTAAATCACTTAGAATATGTTGATATTCATTAACTGGATTCTCACATATTAATGCATATTCTAGTTGTATTGCAGCTATTTGTTCCCATGTTGCTGCCATACGAAGATATTCTTGCTCTTGATTCCGGCAATCATTTTCATATTGCGGATTTTCTATAGCCGAATCAGCACATTTTTGAGCTTCTTGTCTATTAGTATATTCCCTCTGTTTATTAACTACTGATGCATGTCTATAGAGACTAGCTAATTGTTGTAGATTATAAATAGATTCTGACATTTCTTTAACCTTAATAAACTTTAGACTATGAAAGTAAAACGTAGCTAAACTAAAAGAAGCAGATTTACTAGCATTACAAACTGCGATTTATCATGCTTAAAATGTTTAACTGTGAATAATAAATATATAAATTCACATTTGTAATTGCTAATCAGTGAAGCCTATTTTTTAAAAAGTATTTTCGACTTTTTTTATTGATTTTGAGACACCTTAACTTGCAATTAATGTGGTTTCAAAATAGCTTTATTTTCGTTTTAATCGCTTATGATTATAGTTCACCGCACTATTTAACTACTCAGTATATAAAACTGAATTTGTGTAATTAGACAAGCCTTTCTTTTTGCTTTTGCATGATTTTAAAAAAGTTGATAAGGAATAATTAGCGCTCCAAAAATTATTTTCAAAATGATTTTATGGTTTACGTGTATTAAAGTCACTTCCACAGACTAGGAAGAAAAATAAATTTTACTGAAAGCTTTATTTGGCAAGCTTTTCGAGCTTTGCGTGGTCGAGAAAGTAATAGCAATGCTTACTTGGGCGAAGTGGCAAATATAGCACCCAGAAGTGCGTCCCCATCAACACTCGCTTATAAGACTTACGGATTTTATAAACAGAGCGCGTTCTATGTTACTTGGGCTTTTCTGTCTTGTACGCTCGTTCTTATCAAGCAAAAACTTGTCATCTGTGTTACACGCAATTGCGTAAGCCGGATTTCAGGTTGTGACTGATGCTACAAAATAAAAGACAAAAGCAATGCCTTGAACTTTTAGAAAAAATTCGTTGGGGTGGGGTGCCAAAATGTCCCTATTGCGGTTCTACTAATTCCACCAATA encodes:
- a CDS encoding pentapeptide repeat-containing protein — translated: MATSQRSSKHFPSPSTRKSWFQIIVTLLITVFIVGGIGWLEKQQKDEKQQKDEKLTEITTKNPQIREFIEVYNQNEKIKEENNECKYKFDASGLICFLSDSKLLGQVQNIGVLSAAILFFWDTFDRKKQLERQAWQLIDGAKGSETSGARKQAIEDLYQEKSDITGLDADGADLRGISLSGADLERASFKKADLRNAILEGADLREANLEGADLRGADLRGANLWGADLTGVDLCEANLEGTNFSNTTLNKADLCGAILGEYKGKYKNKFEPDKTIKSKFTNFKAAFLRRANIQSVNLTGVDISDAYFGGARTGRDCGKDKPLDMGILRTAKDNSYKKAEYDENVRSAYPEENLKPDTGYEEQEQNTKNRNEKIQQIKNRIFVPLQDKSNSSDLFVLLDALIEILSESGGESNTTSESQDLRNQAVAIKADIEKLDYEAQQILDSAPSKKQELDKREQDALDEQRRVDEKGRILMEKLKLSQSEKKPDEQ